One window of the Dendropsophus ebraccatus isolate aDenEbr1 chromosome 12, aDenEbr1.pat, whole genome shotgun sequence genome contains the following:
- the CCNL2 gene encoding cyclin-L2 isoform X3, translated as MAAAPTGSSDGILIGDKMYSGVLISLENCLIPEEKCALTPSIVDGLDEDTETDLRCVGCELIQSAGILLRLPQVAMATGQVLFQRFFYSKSFVKHLMEHVSMACIHLASKIEEAPRRIRDVINVFHRLRQLREKQKPSPLVLDQDYVDLKNQIIKAERRVLKELGFCVHVKHPHKIIVMYLQVLECERNKHLVQTSWLASEGK; from the exons ATGGCTGCCGCTCCCACCGGCTCCTCCGATGGCATCCTGATCGGGGATAAGATGTACTCCGGCGTCCTCATCTCTCTGGAGAACTGCCTGATCCCGGAGGAGAAGTGCGCCCTCACGCCTTCTATTGTGGATGGGCTGGATGAGGACACGGAGACCGACCTGCGCTGTGTGGGCTGCGAGCTCATCCAGTCAGCCGGCATTCTGCTGCGGCTCCCACAG GTTGCGATGGCTACAGGACAAGTGTTATTTCAGCGCTTCTTCTATTCCAAATCCTTTGTAAAGCACTTGATGGAG CATGTTTCAATGGCCTGCATCCATTTGGCGTCCAAGATCGAAGAGGCACCGAGGCGCATTAGGGACGTGATCAATGTGTTTCATCGTCTCCGACAGCTAAGGGAGAAGCA GAAGCCGTCGCCTTTGGTGTTGGATCAGGACTATGTTGACTTGAAGAACCAAATAATAAAAGCCGAGAGGAGAGTCCTTAAGGAATTAGGCTTTTGTGTGCATGTGAAACATCCTCACAAA aTCATTGTGATGTACCTTCAAGTTTTAGAGTGTGAACGCAATAAGCATCTGGTCCAGACTTCATG